One Ctenopharyngodon idella isolate HZGC_01 chromosome 9, HZGC01, whole genome shotgun sequence DNA window includes the following coding sequences:
- the LOC127519170 gene encoding CASP8 and FADD-like apoptosis regulator isoform X2, producing the protein MKFLLLLKLLFMAVGSISAKRTALSSQCLSSSEWFWSRMSVLSHTISQITDELSTDECRRISYLCGALDRDRFSTDPRGMLQTALSQTRMDCMFLMELILKIKRYDLLREVLSTSKSSVEGMLKNGHAVSEYRALMADVSEDMDSEDLKSLAFLLRDTLPKQKLENVQSFLDIVVELEKLNQLSSEKVDFIESCLRSIHRTDLAKKINRYQQTALMTKPETSPPDHPQPCRPPLPHNSFGFASVSCNVSQIHKLCDKQTTLKKKPANFSSCCQEEEVYSMQTDPRGVCLIIDCVGTEGDQLEQTFKALHFHVIVHKLLSVRDVLSTLREVARQRGHYRASAFVCCIISRSRSLDLLATDSHSLGLSLDTVRRLFASDSCPGLAGKPKLFFIQSYEVCAGCVGCGGQEDGELETDGPVSSCRPRTVPADADVFWSHCETKAKQLEMPYHQSVYLRALRSSLTEGQKRRTHLVDMHMAVNRAVYEHNSKSAESSYLINLRHTLRKNVYLS; encoded by the exons ATGAAGTTCCTCTTACTATTAAAGCTGCTATTCATGGCCGTAGGCTCCATTTCGGCCAAAAGAACAGCTCTCTCGAG TCAGTGTTTGTCCTCCTCAGAGTGGTTTTGGAGCAGAATGTCCGTCCTGTCCCACACCATCAGTCAGATCACAGACGAGCTCAGCACAGATGAGTGCAGGAGGATCTCTTACCTGTGCGGCGCTCTGGACAGGGACCGCTTCTCCACAGATCCCAGAGGAATGCTGCAGACGGCGCTGAGCCAAACCAGGATGGATTGTATGTTCCTCATGGAGCTCATTCTGAAGATAAAACGCTACGATCTGCTGAGAGAAGTGCTGAGCACCAGCAAGAGTTCTGTGGAGGGGATGCTGAAGAATGGCCATGCTGTGTCAGAATACAG AGCACTGATGGCTGATGTCAGTGAGGATATGGACTCAGAAGACCTGAAGTCACTGGCATTCTTACTGAGGGACACTTTACCTAAACAAAAACTGGAAAACGTCCAG AGTTTTTTAGACATTGTAGTCGAGTTGGAGAAACTCAACCAGCTCTCTAGTGAGAAGGTGGACTTCATTGAAAGCTGCCTGAGGTCCATTCACAGGACTGATCTGGCTAAAAAGATCAACCGCTACCAGCAGACAG CATTAATGACCAAACCGGAAACGTCACCTCCAGACCACCCGCAGCCCTGCAGACCGCCACTG CCACATAACTCATTTGGGTTTGCATCAGTTTCCTGTAATGTGAGTCAGATTCACAAATTATGTG ATAAGCAGACAACATTGAAGAAAAAACCAGCTAACTTTAGCTCCTGTTGCCAG GAGGAGGAAGTGTACAGTATGCAGACGGACCCCAGAGGAGTGTGTTTAATCATTGACTGTGTCGGCACTGAAGGAG ATCAGCTGGAGCAAACCTTTAAGGCCTTACACTTCCATGTGATCGTACACAAGCTTCTGAGTGTGAGAGATGTGCTGTCCACACTGAGGGAAGTGGCCCGACAGCGAGGTCACTACAGGGCGTCTGCATTCGTCTGCTGCATTATTAGCCGAAGCCGCTCCTTGGATCTGCTGGCCACTGACTCTCACTCTCTAGGACTGAGTCTGGACACCGTCAGGCGCCTCTTTGCCTCAGACTCCTGCCCTGGCCTGGCAGGCAAGCCCAAACTCTTCTTCATCCAGAGCTATGAGGTCTGTGCGGGCTGTGTGGGGTGTGGAGGTCAGGAGGACGGAGAGCTGGAGACAGACGGGCCCGTGTCCTCGTGCCGGCCGAGGACTGTCCCGGCAGACGCTGATGTCTTCTGGAGTCACTGCGAGACTAAAGCGAAGCAGCTGGAGATGCCATACCACCAATCTGTGTACCTGCGGGCCCTGAGATCCTCCCTAACTGAAGGACAGAAGAG GAGGACTCATTTGGTAGACATGCACATGGCGGTGAATCGGGCCGTATATGAACACAATAGCAAATCTGCCGAATCATCGTACTTAATAAATCTGAGACACACTCTCAGGAAGAATGTGTATCTGTCATGA
- the LOC127519170 gene encoding CASP8 and FADD-like apoptosis regulator isoform X1, protein MKFLLLLKLLFMAVGSISAKRTALSSQCLSSSEWFWSRMSVLSHTISQITDELSTDECRRISYLCGALDRDRFSTDPRGMLQTALSQTRMDCMFLMELILKIKRYDLLREVLSTSKSSVEGMLKNGHAVSEYRALMADVSEDMDSEDLKSLAFLLRDTLPKQKLENVQSFLDIVVELEKLNQLSSEKVDFIESCLRSIHRTDLAKKINRYQQTALMTKPETSPPDHPQPCRPPLPHNSFGFASVSCNVSQIHKLCDKQTTLKKKPANFSSCCQQEEEVYSMQTDPRGVCLIIDCVGTEGDQLEQTFKALHFHVIVHKLLSVRDVLSTLREVARQRGHYRASAFVCCIISRSRSLDLLATDSHSLGLSLDTVRRLFASDSCPGLAGKPKLFFIQSYEVCAGCVGCGGQEDGELETDGPVSSCRPRTVPADADVFWSHCETKAKQLEMPYHQSVYLRALRSSLTEGQKRRTHLVDMHMAVNRAVYEHNSKSAESSYLINLRHTLRKNVYLS, encoded by the exons ATGAAGTTCCTCTTACTATTAAAGCTGCTATTCATGGCCGTAGGCTCCATTTCGGCCAAAAGAACAGCTCTCTCGAG TCAGTGTTTGTCCTCCTCAGAGTGGTTTTGGAGCAGAATGTCCGTCCTGTCCCACACCATCAGTCAGATCACAGACGAGCTCAGCACAGATGAGTGCAGGAGGATCTCTTACCTGTGCGGCGCTCTGGACAGGGACCGCTTCTCCACAGATCCCAGAGGAATGCTGCAGACGGCGCTGAGCCAAACCAGGATGGATTGTATGTTCCTCATGGAGCTCATTCTGAAGATAAAACGCTACGATCTGCTGAGAGAAGTGCTGAGCACCAGCAAGAGTTCTGTGGAGGGGATGCTGAAGAATGGCCATGCTGTGTCAGAATACAG AGCACTGATGGCTGATGTCAGTGAGGATATGGACTCAGAAGACCTGAAGTCACTGGCATTCTTACTGAGGGACACTTTACCTAAACAAAAACTGGAAAACGTCCAG AGTTTTTTAGACATTGTAGTCGAGTTGGAGAAACTCAACCAGCTCTCTAGTGAGAAGGTGGACTTCATTGAAAGCTGCCTGAGGTCCATTCACAGGACTGATCTGGCTAAAAAGATCAACCGCTACCAGCAGACAG CATTAATGACCAAACCGGAAACGTCACCTCCAGACCACCCGCAGCCCTGCAGACCGCCACTG CCACATAACTCATTTGGGTTTGCATCAGTTTCCTGTAATGTGAGTCAGATTCACAAATTATGTG ATAAGCAGACAACATTGAAGAAAAAACCAGCTAACTTTAGCTCCTGTTGCCAG CAGGAGGAGGAAGTGTACAGTATGCAGACGGACCCCAGAGGAGTGTGTTTAATCATTGACTGTGTCGGCACTGAAGGAG ATCAGCTGGAGCAAACCTTTAAGGCCTTACACTTCCATGTGATCGTACACAAGCTTCTGAGTGTGAGAGATGTGCTGTCCACACTGAGGGAAGTGGCCCGACAGCGAGGTCACTACAGGGCGTCTGCATTCGTCTGCTGCATTATTAGCCGAAGCCGCTCCTTGGATCTGCTGGCCACTGACTCTCACTCTCTAGGACTGAGTCTGGACACCGTCAGGCGCCTCTTTGCCTCAGACTCCTGCCCTGGCCTGGCAGGCAAGCCCAAACTCTTCTTCATCCAGAGCTATGAGGTCTGTGCGGGCTGTGTGGGGTGTGGAGGTCAGGAGGACGGAGAGCTGGAGACAGACGGGCCCGTGTCCTCGTGCCGGCCGAGGACTGTCCCGGCAGACGCTGATGTCTTCTGGAGTCACTGCGAGACTAAAGCGAAGCAGCTGGAGATGCCATACCACCAATCTGTGTACCTGCGGGCCCTGAGATCCTCCCTAACTGAAGGACAGAAGAG GAGGACTCATTTGGTAGACATGCACATGGCGGTGAATCGGGCCGTATATGAACACAATAGCAAATCTGCCGAATCATCGTACTTAATAAATCTGAGACACACTCTCAGGAAGAATGTGTATCTGTCATGA